The Onychomys torridus unplaced genomic scaffold, mOncTor1.1, whole genome shotgun sequence region TGCTGCTTATAAAATGCttaataaagaagaataaaaatgagaCTATAGTTTTCACAGATTTCATATAGACCATAGGGTTCATATCTCTAGCATAAATGCCCTGTAGTTTTATTCTTCTGGTGTGGCTCCATAACAAAATTATTAGAAGAAAAAGCTAAATCAAACACACTACAAAATGATTATAAGAAGCAAGTTAATAAGAACATGATATGCTAAAAAAAAACACACGTAGAGTCTCCATAAAATGaattaagttttttttatatGTTTGACTATTCTTACATAAGCTATTAGTCAATTTTCCATGAAAATCAGAAACATTGATCAACAGAGTGCTTGTTATTCAATGAAAGTGTCTTGTTATTTCTTTGACTCACGAGGGGTATTGAAGAAGATGCATGTTTAAGGGTATAGAAGACACTGAGGTAGGTGGTGCAAGGTGTGCAGCAATAATTGGATCTTCTCCAGAGGATTTCAAAATCAATAAAGACAATCTTAGACTGAAATAACTTTCCATTGCTTGCATCAAAAGAGACGCATGCAACTATTGTTCACAAAAACATATCCTAAGGAGATTCAAGCAGGCGAGAATACAGTCAGCTAGGGAAATCTTCCAGATGCTGGCCCAGTAAGTTCTGTTGATCAGCATGAGGAATTCATTTCCAAAAGTTCCCATTGTGATTTCTACAAATGAAACTATCATCAGTAAAGTTTCTGGCACAGTGGGCATGCTGATCATAGAAAAATGCTTGCCTTCCTTCATCACTGACTGACACATTTCAACTTCAGGAGTAGAAATAGGTTTATCCAAACCTGAGATGTGTGATGAATGTCTTCCTTCATGTATTTTGTATTCAGAAAGCTCAGGAAGCATGTTCCAAGTGAAATCTTACTGAAATAGTAAAATCTACATGAATATCAACTAATGATTTTCAAGTAAAAAATTTGTGTTCTTGATGCTCTTGGCATTGGTTGtatattacatgtatatgttttacactgaaatttgaggccagactttTTGTTGAATCTGGGGATTGAAACTCGGATCCTCATGCTAGCAAAGAAAGTGCtttactgaaccatcttcccaagTCCCAGAGTCTAGATTTTAATCTTCGTGTATGTGTGTCGAGCTTCTATAGTTTTGATTgctattatgtttatttaaattttctaatttacttccaaaacaaaatgataaagtACAAGAAATTGTTTCAGTGAGTGAAAATTTTGCTTATGCCTACAATGACATTGATTTGAGATAACTCTCAATTGGATGATGATTAAAATCTTCATcctggccagatggtggtggtgcacacctttaatcctatcactcaggggACCGAGGCAggcgatctttgtgagttcaaggccagcctgggctacagagtgagttccaggaaaggcaccaaagctacacagagaaaccctgtctcgagaaagaacagaaaaaaaacttcATCTTGGGTCACACTATGTATCTCAGCCTGGATCCAAATATGAATGCATCAGCCTACTTACTTTTCAGTTAACAGGGATATGATATCATGCCTAGAGTAAAAAGTATGCATTCAGAAAGTCTTATTCTTATATCTGTATAAAAGAGCACATTCTTttagtattgtttttaaatttttgagggATTTACCATGTATGGAAGATTctagaaattatatatttttaaatatttatgcttgcctagagctctaccactgagtgactTCTATATGCCAAATGTGTTGTGTGACTACCTTATGGAACAGTGAGTTTCTAATGCTTTTGCCCACATCTCAGCTGCCTCAGCACCAAAAGACAGGCCTGCCTTAAGTTAGCATGTCCCAGAATCAAGATAAATGAGTGGCTTGAAGGGTAGAAGAGCCCAACAGTTAGGCTAAGCATATGATCTAGTCCTTTCGGATGTACCATTGGAAACAAGGATATAAAAAAGGATATGAAATAAGAGGcatagaggaagaggaaggagaccatAATTCTCAAGGCGTTCATGTGGGCTTTTGTACTGGGGTCTTGTTCCCCTCTGAAATTTAGCTGCATCTTCTGGAGATGTTTCCACAAGGAGACAATAAGCAGAATGGAGGAGATTAGGGCCATCATGAATGGGGTTAAAGAGAACATAATCATCTTGAATAAGACTAGCTGTGAAAACCTCCTAAAACCAGTTGTTCTGGAATTCCAGGTCGTGTTTCTCTCATATTGACACATCCACTCTTCtgtgtgcttgtttatttgtattatattgaACAGCAAGAAGATCACATTTCCCAGAAGGATTGTCAGAAGCACTTGATTTACTCTCCATTTCAGGTAGAGAAAAACAGGCCTGGAGAAACTGGCTATTTTGAGCAAATAAAAGATGCTGAGGATGGTGGCCAGCCACAGACTGAAGTGATTGGAGACTCCCCAGGTCAACATAAAAACCCTTAGTTCTGTTCCAGccacaaatgaaaatgaatactgcAGATATTTTAGCCATGCTAGTAATATTTCCCAGATCAAAACAGTTCTGGAAATGGCCAAGAAAAGCAGGATCCAACCAATGGAAGAAAGCGTTCTTTTCCTGACCAAGTCAATGCAGTTTGTCAGCACTATGAATCCATTACTCAGATTTCCAAATATAAACTCTGCAACTATGACAGTAGTGAAGATGCTGTACAAGATACTTTCCATGTTCAGACAAAGATTCACTGGTGGTT contains the following coding sequences:
- the LOC118576211 gene encoding taste receptor type 2 member 13-like — protein: MESILYSIFTTVIVAEFIFGNLSNGFIVLTNCIDLVRKRTLSSIGWILLFLAISRTVLIWEILLAWLKYLQYSFSFVAGTELRVFMLTWGVSNHFSLWLATILSIFYLLKIASFSRPVFLYLKWRVNQVLLTILLGNVIFLLFNIIQINKHTEEWMCQYERNTTWNSRTTGFRRFSQLVLFKMIMFSLTPFMMALISSILLIVSLWKHLQKMQLNFRGEQDPSTKAHMNALRIMVSFLFLYASYFISFFISLFPMVHPKGLDHMLSLTVGLFYPSSHSFILILGHANLRQACLLVLRQLRCGQKH